One stretch of Pigmentiphaga aceris DNA includes these proteins:
- a CDS encoding amidase yields MTSAAFPALPDVFLTADHDAADASRDGNKINVHEASIAALQDAMRSGRTTSRELVDAYLARINAYDQHGPGINAIVTVNPQAQAIADALDAERQTSGPRGPLHGIPLLIKDNYDTADMPTSGGSLALASLQPARDAFQVAKLRKAGAVILGKTTMHELAAGITNASSLTGPTRNPYDLRRVPGGSSGGTGAAVAASFAAAGMGSDTSGSIRVPAANQNLVGIRVTRGLSSRAGVIPLSSTMDSAGPMARCVHDLAAVLDATVGGDPDDASTLDADAHIPPSYLDGLRDNALVGLRIGVLHDFFGEHADEDEVSTIVRRAIRSMEALGAIAVDVHIPNLMALMRDSNVIHHEFKFDLADYLARHEDAPVGSLTQILDLGLNQEQLDGIFRRRNVASQRDEAAYQAGLAKRIELRHAVDEAMQTNGVEVLVYPMLRKKPVIIGEIQSELNCPLSPGSGLPALCMPAGFTADYVPVGIDMLGKAYAEQDLLNYALHWERAIQPRRAPFSTPPLVNGRAPRSRSGIAQIDATTAGGASASLRYDIDPTTGVMRFNAAVNHADDDAVIALTLQRWTDGHAGPVQLTLLKAGKQAASGEVSLRADQLAALAQGNLHVHLYTRRAPLGAGHASLVRAG; encoded by the coding sequence ATGACCTCTGCCGCTTTCCCCGCCCTGCCCGACGTTTTCCTCACGGCCGATCACGATGCAGCAGATGCGTCCCGGGACGGCAACAAGATAAACGTTCACGAAGCCTCGATTGCGGCATTGCAAGATGCCATGCGCAGCGGACGCACCACATCGCGCGAACTGGTAGATGCCTACTTGGCTCGTATCAACGCCTACGACCAGCACGGGCCTGGCATCAACGCCATCGTTACCGTGAATCCCCAGGCCCAGGCCATTGCCGATGCGCTGGATGCCGAGCGCCAGACCAGCGGCCCGCGTGGCCCGCTGCATGGCATTCCCCTGCTGATCAAGGACAACTACGACACCGCCGACATGCCGACCTCAGGCGGCTCGTTGGCGCTGGCAAGCCTGCAACCCGCCCGGGATGCCTTCCAGGTTGCCAAGTTGCGCAAGGCCGGCGCGGTGATTCTGGGCAAGACCACCATGCACGAACTGGCGGCTGGCATTACCAACGCATCGTCGCTGACCGGCCCGACCCGCAATCCCTACGATCTGCGCCGCGTGCCGGGTGGTTCAAGCGGTGGCACTGGCGCAGCGGTGGCCGCCTCGTTCGCTGCGGCCGGCATGGGCAGCGACACCAGCGGGTCGATCCGCGTGCCGGCTGCCAATCAGAACCTGGTGGGCATTCGTGTCACGCGTGGCTTATCCAGCCGCGCGGGCGTCATTCCGCTGTCCAGCACCATGGACAGCGCCGGCCCGATGGCGCGCTGTGTGCACGATCTGGCAGCAGTACTTGATGCAACCGTTGGCGGCGACCCGGACGATGCTTCTACCCTGGATGCCGACGCCCATATCCCGCCTTCTTATCTGGATGGTCTGCGCGACAACGCGCTGGTTGGCTTGCGTATCGGCGTGCTGCATGATTTTTTCGGTGAACATGCTGATGAAGACGAAGTATCGACCATCGTCCGCCGTGCAATCCGCAGCATGGAAGCCCTGGGGGCGATTGCGGTAGACGTGCATATTCCGAACCTGATGGCGTTGATGCGCGACAGCAACGTGATTCATCACGAATTCAAATTCGACCTGGCGGATTATCTGGCGAGGCACGAAGACGCCCCTGTCGGTTCACTTACGCAGATTCTGGATCTGGGCTTGAACCAAGAACAATTGGATGGCATTTTCCGCCGCCGCAATGTGGCATCGCAGCGCGACGAGGCAGCCTATCAGGCCGGCCTGGCCAAACGCATCGAACTGCGCCATGCGGTCGACGAGGCCATGCAGACTAATGGTGTCGAGGTGCTGGTGTACCCGATGCTGCGCAAAAAACCCGTGATCATCGGCGAGATCCAGTCGGAACTGAATTGCCCGCTCAGCCCGGGCAGCGGCTTGCCCGCGCTGTGCATGCCGGCGGGGTTCACGGCTGACTACGTGCCCGTTGGCATCGACATGCTGGGCAAGGCCTATGCCGAGCAAGACCTGTTGAACTATGCCTTGCACTGGGAACGCGCGATCCAGCCGCGCCGCGCACCGTTCTCGACCCCGCCCTTGGTTAATGGCCGCGCGCCACGATCACGCAGCGGGATTGCGCAGATCGACGCCACCACCGCAGGCGGTGCATCGGCCAGCCTGCGTTACGACATCGACCCCACCACAGGAGTGATGCGCTTCAATGCCGCCGTCAACCACGCCGATGACGATGCCGTGATTGCACTGACCTTGCAGCGCTGGACAGACGGACACGCCGGCCCCGTGCAGCTGACCTTGCTGAAGGCCGGTAAGCAGGCTGCCAGCGGCGAGGTGTCGTTGCGCGCCGACCAGTTGGCCGCGCTTGCCCAGGGCAACTTGCACGTGCACCTGTACACGCGCCGCGCGCCCCTGGGTGCGGGGCACGCGAGTTTGGTCAGGGCGGGCTGA
- a CDS encoding GGDEF domain-containing protein, translating into MTYPHKHADLLAHAQALLQAGQGEDALSSAHAALEQACESGKIQSQAEAMLCLASIELRLFGRFAHALDWAQNAGRAFERAGLVSGECQALSTQAVAAARLGHYGRAIENALLAVRLARWQGLGREQLQAYRAVGLAAFNARNFDEARNAYTLAIQLALRCDPSISPFELHVGLAANAAAHYFCERSLGAQGPLQPILDSLARHVGDCRSLLAADDGDISLTPGSHANNLILVATTEAQLRIWQNRLPQAHESMAEMLTLTRRFALPWLAASVQWVQAELFLAENKLVQARGAAASMIEAAKAHDYESLTWIGLQLASHIDHVRQDDSAALRALQELLRREQSARARSLETRIEVIDWQLELRQSRLNLAQAETDSRLFERLAMEDPLTGLPNRRHIEKALTTCLAAANAPLCVALVDVDRFKRVNDDYSHTVGDAVLKAIAGLLQGALRECDFVGRLGGDEFVLLLDGISIDAAQDICSRIDQSVRTHGWETLAAGLKVTLSIGLTEACAGDTAEHVLARSDDQMYAVKRRGRELH; encoded by the coding sequence ATGACCTATCCGCACAAACACGCCGATCTGTTGGCACACGCGCAGGCCTTGCTTCAGGCGGGCCAGGGCGAGGATGCATTGTCCAGTGCGCATGCCGCGCTGGAACAAGCTTGCGAGTCTGGCAAGATCCAGTCCCAGGCCGAGGCCATGCTGTGTCTGGCTTCCATCGAATTACGCCTGTTCGGCCGGTTTGCGCATGCGCTCGATTGGGCGCAGAACGCGGGCAGGGCGTTCGAACGGGCAGGTTTGGTCAGCGGCGAGTGCCAGGCCTTGTCTACCCAGGCGGTGGCCGCTGCACGGCTGGGGCACTACGGCCGTGCAATCGAAAACGCGCTGCTGGCGGTGCGTCTGGCGCGCTGGCAAGGCCTGGGGCGTGAGCAACTGCAGGCGTATCGGGCGGTGGGGTTGGCGGCCTTCAACGCGCGCAATTTCGACGAGGCACGCAACGCATACACGCTGGCGATCCAGCTTGCGCTACGCTGCGATCCGTCCATCAGCCCTTTCGAGCTGCACGTCGGACTGGCCGCCAATGCGGCGGCGCATTATTTCTGTGAACGCAGCCTGGGTGCGCAGGGGCCGCTGCAACCTATCCTCGATTCGTTGGCGCGCCATGTCGGCGATTGCCGCAGCCTGCTGGCTGCCGACGATGGTGACATCAGCCTGACGCCTGGCAGTCATGCCAACAATCTGATACTTGTGGCGACTACCGAGGCGCAGTTGCGGATCTGGCAGAACCGCCTGCCGCAGGCGCATGAATCGATGGCCGAGATGCTGACCCTGACCCGTCGCTTCGCGTTGCCGTGGCTGGCGGCTAGCGTGCAGTGGGTGCAGGCGGAATTGTTCCTGGCTGAAAACAAGCTGGTGCAGGCACGTGGCGCTGCCGCCAGCATGATCGAAGCGGCCAAAGCGCATGACTACGAATCCCTGACCTGGATCGGGCTGCAGCTTGCCAGCCACATCGACCACGTGCGTCAGGACGACAGCGCTGCCTTGCGTGCCTTGCAGGAATTGCTGCGCCGCGAGCAGTCCGCCCGTGCACGCAGCCTGGAAACACGTATTGAAGTCATCGACTGGCAGCTGGAATTGCGTCAAAGTCGTCTGAATCTGGCGCAGGCGGAAACCGATTCACGCTTGTTCGAACGCTTGGCCATGGAAGACCCACTGACGGGCCTGCCGAATCGACGCCACATTGAAAAAGCCTTGACCACCTGTCTGGCGGCGGCCAATGCGCCGCTGTGCGTCGCGCTGGTCGATGTGGATCGCTTCAAGCGGGTCAACGACGATTATTCCCATACCGTGGGCGACGCCGTGCTCAAGGCGATTGCTGGTTTGCTGCAAGGCGCGCTCAGGGAATGCGACTTTGTCGGGCGTTTGGGTGGGGATGAATTTGTGTTGCTGCTCGATGGCATCAGCATCGATGCCGCGCAGGACATCTGTTCGCGTATCGATCAGTCTGTTCGCACCCACGGCTGGGAGACCTTGGCGGCGGGTCTGAAGGTGACCTTGAGCATCGGGTTGACCGAGGCTTGCGCTGGCGACACCGCAGAGCACGTGCTGGCACGCAGCGATGATCAGATGTATGCGGTGAAACGGCGGGGCAGAGAACTGCACTAA
- the hpnE gene encoding hydroxysqualene dehydroxylase HpnE: protein MNRHNADMTDEDLAILARMSDAGASDPNAVPATPESEPEPEPEAPPPAEEDNGHRAVSVGIIGAGWAGLAAASDLCDAGIEVTVYEASHTPGGRARRVDNHSNASVRPMDNGQHLMLGAYTQTLALMRRLGQNPDKLLRRIPLTLQALDGRFRLHAPRMNAPWHGVMALATAQGLGVGDRLKAIIGMARLRQRSWAVDNTHTVADLMRSLGQTPRSMQLLWEPLCLAALNTPATQASAVIFARVLRDSLDGATENSDLLIPRTDLSALWADAAVKRCNMRYGVKVQKLHLIEGGVAVETVTAEGVDYVGHDAVIVATPPSATRRMLADMQDVDYLLEQLNAFQYLPIATLNVRFASPVRLPLPMMMLHENPARQHLGQWVFDRGALLGLPPVNGEFTIVVSAREQLISLSREEVINGLLAQLGEQWAARSAKPLPAIAAYELFVDKRATFAAVRGLARPGVASPWERIMFAGDWTDTGYPSVLEGAVRSGVKAAQKTLSRLQ, encoded by the coding sequence ATGAACCGCCACAACGCCGACATGACCGATGAGGACCTCGCCATTCTGGCGCGGATGTCCGATGCGGGCGCAAGCGATCCCAACGCAGTACCGGCCACACCGGAATCTGAGCCCGAGCCAGAACCAGAAGCCCCACCGCCAGCGGAAGAAGACAACGGCCATCGCGCCGTCAGCGTTGGCATCATCGGCGCAGGCTGGGCCGGGCTGGCGGCGGCATCCGACCTGTGCGACGCAGGCATCGAGGTCACCGTCTACGAGGCCAGCCATACCCCAGGCGGCCGCGCGCGGCGGGTCGACAACCACAGCAATGCCAGTGTGCGCCCGATGGACAACGGCCAGCACCTGATGCTGGGTGCCTACACCCAGACCCTGGCGCTGATGCGCCGTCTGGGGCAGAACCCCGACAAGCTGCTGCGCCGCATTCCGCTGACGCTTCAGGCGCTCGACGGGCGCTTTCGCCTGCACGCCCCGCGCATGAATGCTCCCTGGCACGGCGTGATGGCCTTGGCTACGGCGCAGGGACTGGGCGTGGGCGATCGTCTGAAGGCGATCATCGGCATGGCCAGACTGCGCCAACGCAGTTGGGCGGTCGACAACACCCATACCGTGGCCGACCTGATGCGCAGCCTGGGCCAGACGCCGCGCAGCATGCAGTTGCTGTGGGAACCGCTGTGCCTGGCCGCGCTGAACACGCCGGCCACCCAGGCCAGCGCCGTGATCTTTGCGCGGGTGCTGCGTGACAGTTTGGATGGCGCAACTGAAAACAGCGACTTGCTGATCCCGCGTACCGACCTGTCGGCGCTGTGGGCAGATGCCGCCGTCAAACGCTGCAACATGCGTTATGGCGTGAAAGTGCAGAAGCTGCATTTGATCGAAGGTGGCGTGGCGGTGGAAACCGTGACCGCCGAAGGCGTGGACTACGTCGGCCACGACGCGGTGATCGTGGCCACACCACCATCGGCCACGCGCCGCATGCTGGCCGACATGCAGGACGTCGACTACCTGCTGGAACAGCTCAATGCCTTCCAGTACCTGCCGATTGCAACGCTGAATGTGCGCTTTGCATCACCGGTACGCCTGCCGCTACCGATGATGATGCTGCACGAAAATCCCGCGCGCCAGCATCTTGGGCAGTGGGTGTTCGATCGCGGTGCGTTGCTGGGCCTGCCGCCGGTCAACGGCGAATTCACCATTGTCGTCAGCGCACGCGAACAGCTGATCAGCCTGTCACGTGAAGAGGTCATCAACGGGCTGCTGGCGCAGTTGGGAGAACAGTGGGCGGCGCGCTCGGCCAAACCGCTGCCTGCCATTGCCGCCTATGAGCTGTTCGTGGACAAGCGCGCCACCTTTGCTGCGGTGCGTGGCCTGGCCCGACCAGGGGTCGCCAGCCCATGGGAACGCATCATGTTTGCCGGTGATTGGACCGATACCGGTTACCCGTCGGTACTGGAAGGCGCGGTGCGCAGTGGTGTGAAAGCCGCGCAGAAGACGCTGTCGCGCCTGCAATAA
- the hpnD gene encoding presqualene diphosphate synthase HpnD: protein MTPDEYCQDKAAKSGSSFYYSFLFLPPERRRAITALYAFCREVDDVVDEVSDESVAHIKLAWWRSEIDRMFEGAPTHPVTKAMQPHIVSCDMTRTRLQAIIDGMEMDLSQSRYLDYPALRKYCWHVAGVVGELSASIFGYTDPRTLEFADKLGLAFQLTNVIRDVGDDARRGRIYLPVNELQQFNVKAADILNARYADGFPDLMRFQVARARDAYRDAMRALPDADIRAQRTGLMMAAIYYALLDEIERDNYQVLHQRISLTPVRKLWLAWKTYVSGGRPLVRKLRG, encoded by the coding sequence ATGACGCCTGATGAGTACTGCCAGGACAAGGCCGCCAAGAGCGGATCGAGCTTCTATTACAGCTTCCTGTTCCTGCCCCCCGAACGTCGCCGTGCGATCACCGCGCTGTACGCCTTTTGCCGCGAAGTCGACGATGTGGTCGACGAAGTCAGCGACGAATCGGTCGCCCATATCAAGCTGGCCTGGTGGCGCAGCGAGATCGACCGCATGTTCGAAGGCGCGCCCACCCACCCGGTGACCAAGGCCATGCAGCCGCACATCGTGTCCTGTGACATGACGCGCACACGTCTGCAAGCCATCATCGATGGCATGGAAATGGATTTGAGCCAGAGCCGTTATCTGGATTACCCGGCGCTGCGCAAGTACTGCTGGCACGTGGCTGGTGTGGTGGGTGAACTGTCGGCCAGCATTTTTGGCTACACCGATCCGCGCACCCTGGAATTCGCCGACAAGCTGGGCCTGGCGTTCCAGCTGACCAACGTGATTCGCGACGTGGGCGACGATGCGCGCCGTGGCCGCATCTATCTGCCGGTCAACGAGTTGCAGCAGTTCAACGTCAAAGCCGCCGACATTCTCAACGCCCGGTATGCCGATGGTTTCCCGGACCTGATGCGTTTCCAGGTGGCGCGTGCCCGCGACGCCTATCGCGACGCGATGCGTGCCCTGCCCGACGCCGATATTCGCGCGCAGCGCACCGGTCTGATGATGGCCGCGATCTATTACGCCCTGCTCGACGAGATCGAGCGTGACAACTATCAGGTGTTGCATCAGCGCATATCGCTTACGCCGGTGCGCAAGCTGTGGCTGGCCTGGAAAACCTATGTAAGCGGCGGCAGGCCGCTGGTAAGGAAGCTGCGAGGATGA
- the hpnC gene encoding squalene synthase HpnC has translation MAVDHYENFPVASVLMPARLRPAVVALYRFARSADDIADEGDADAATRLAALDDYTRALRNLEARQLPVDQASALAPVFYPLAQVVRDYALPVAPMHALLSAFSQDVVKTRYADFATLKDYCARSADPVGELMLHLYGAATPQNLAESSAICTGLQLVNFWQDVAIDWDKQRVYLPQEDLARFGVSESDIAAQQVDDRWRALMQFEVSRARALLHCGAPLARRLPGRIGWELRLVVMGGLRILHRIERADYDVFRARPTLGPRDWAWIIWHAWRWLPARPLTDAPETFKTPQP, from the coding sequence ATGGCCGTCGATCATTACGAGAATTTCCCGGTTGCTTCCGTCCTGATGCCAGCACGGCTGCGTCCGGCCGTGGTCGCCTTGTATCGCTTCGCGCGAAGTGCCGACGACATTGCCGACGAAGGTGATGCAGATGCCGCAACGCGGCTGGCGGCGCTGGATGATTACACCAGGGCATTAAGAAATCTTGAAGCGAGGCAGCTGCCAGTGGATCAGGCCAGTGCATTGGCCCCGGTTTTCTATCCGCTGGCGCAGGTAGTACGTGATTACGCCCTGCCGGTTGCCCCGATGCACGCGTTGTTGTCGGCCTTCAGTCAAGACGTGGTGAAGACTCGCTACGCCGACTTCGCCACGCTGAAAGACTACTGCGCGCGCTCTGCCGACCCGGTTGGCGAACTGATGCTGCACTTATACGGTGCCGCCACGCCGCAGAACCTGGCGGAATCGTCAGCTATCTGCACCGGCCTGCAACTGGTGAACTTCTGGCAGGACGTGGCCATCGACTGGGACAAACAGCGGGTTTATCTGCCACAGGAAGACCTGGCGCGCTTCGGTGTTTCCGAGTCCGATATCGCCGCGCAACAGGTTGACGATCGATGGCGCGCATTGATGCAATTCGAGGTCTCGCGCGCCCGGGCACTGTTACACTGCGGCGCCCCACTGGCGCGGCGGCTTCCGGGCCGAATTGGCTGGGAGTTGCGCCTGGTGGTGATGGGCGGCTTGCGGATTCTCCACCGCATCGAACGCGCGGATTACGACGTGTTCCGCGCCCGCCCGACGCTTGGCCCCCGTGACTGGGCCTGGATAATCTGGCATGCGTGGCGCTGGTTGCCCGCACGGCCTCTGACTGACGCCCCCGAGACGTTCAAGACGCCACAACCATGA
- a CDS encoding efflux RND transporter periplasmic adaptor subunit codes for MRGVVAVLALIVLAACSRETPVAPEPPRPLRTLVLHAQQINLVGEFPGQVQPRVESGLGFQVAGRIVARSVQLGQRVKRGDILARIDPADLRLAENSARAQLSAAEVDRKQAQADLVRYRELRDRGFISAAEFERRQATVDAAIARSAQATAGLDAQRNQSAYTSLKATADGVVTGIDAEAGQVVSAGQVVVRIAETADKEIAFQIPENRLAQIQAIGTGEVQLWSGGAPLRGNLREVSPSADPATRSFAARLSLPQAPADLGFGMTATVRFSARNAQPASRIPLSALLRAEDQTWVWTLDGKDMSVHRRPVRVATVGDTDVVLAEALPDGIEIATAGVHLLHEGQVVRRLSSATQDANAPAAPAASLMPPAGNAAAAAPATAP; via the coding sequence GTGCGCGGCGTCGTCGCCGTGCTGGCCTTGATCGTGCTTGCTGCATGCAGTCGTGAGACGCCTGTTGCACCGGAACCACCGCGTCCGTTGCGCACCTTGGTGTTGCATGCGCAGCAAATCAACTTGGTTGGTGAATTTCCTGGGCAGGTGCAGCCGCGCGTTGAATCAGGCCTGGGCTTCCAGGTGGCGGGCCGAATCGTGGCGCGATCGGTACAACTGGGCCAACGCGTGAAGCGGGGAGACATCCTGGCGCGCATCGATCCGGCCGATCTGCGCCTGGCGGAAAACTCGGCGCGTGCGCAGCTGTCCGCTGCAGAAGTGGATCGCAAACAAGCACAGGCCGACCTGGTGCGCTACCGCGAACTGCGCGATCGCGGGTTCATCAGCGCGGCCGAGTTCGAGCGCCGCCAGGCTACGGTCGATGCCGCCATTGCCCGGTCTGCACAAGCAACGGCCGGTCTGGATGCGCAGCGCAATCAGTCTGCCTACACCAGCTTGAAAGCCACGGCCGATGGCGTAGTCACCGGTATCGATGCCGAGGCAGGGCAGGTGGTCAGTGCCGGCCAAGTGGTGGTGCGCATTGCTGAAACCGCCGACAAGGAAATCGCGTTCCAGATTCCCGAGAACCGCCTGGCCCAGATCCAGGCGATTGGTACAGGCGAGGTCCAGTTGTGGTCTGGCGGCGCGCCGCTGCGGGGCAATTTGCGCGAAGTGTCGCCGTCGGCTGACCCTGCCACCCGCAGTTTTGCCGCGCGTCTGAGCTTGCCGCAGGCCCCTGCCGATCTGGGGTTCGGCATGACGGCCACCGTGCGTTTCAGCGCCCGCAATGCACAGCCTGCGTCGCGGATTCCTTTGTCGGCGCTGTTGCGCGCAGAAGATCAGACCTGGGTCTGGACGCTGGATGGCAAGGACATGAGCGTGCATCGCCGGCCCGTGCGGGTAGCCACCGTCGGTGACACCGACGTAGTGCTGGCCGAGGCACTGCCCGACGGCATCGAGATTGCCACTGCCGGGGTGCATTTGTTGCATGAAGGCCAGGTCGTGCGTCGTCTGTCGTCGGCGACGCAAGATGCCAACGCGCCGGCAGCGCCCGCTGCGTCCCTGATGCCGCCTGCCGGGAATGCCGCTGCGGCAGCCCCCGCCACGGCACCTTGA